One window from the genome of Deltaproteobacteria bacterium encodes:
- the holA gene encoding DNA polymerase III subunit delta: protein MGEKSVSSETVDAFDGKETKTDEIFRAGETVSLFASKRLIVIRHAEELRKEEMEKLLAYLPKANPATEFIFLAGKIDKRQGFWQSLMKISRFEEIKPPFRREIPSWVMAEGKRFGLDLSFDTAVSLVGLVGEDLGVLSLSLERLSLSFPEKKKISQEELEVLADISSKTVFDLTDALGQKEVGRCLKLLKKGLAARENFPLLVSMIYRHFKILLNLQELKGKESGEIGKILGIPPYFVKNYQDQSERFSKERCRMVLDLLFQTDRLFKTSSLPAEILAQNFIKGVVL from the coding sequence ATGGGAGAGAAGTCCGTTTCTTCAGAGACTGTTGACGCCTTTGATGGCAAGGAAACCAAGACTGACGAGATTTTCAGGGCCGGTGAGACCGTTTCGCTTTTTGCCTCCAAGCGGCTCATTGTGATCCGCCATGCCGAGGAACTCAGAAAAGAGGAGATGGAGAAACTGCTCGCCTACCTCCCGAAGGCGAACCCCGCCACGGAATTCATTTTTTTGGCCGGGAAGATCGACAAGCGTCAAGGGTTTTGGCAGTCCCTGATGAAAATTTCCCGATTTGAGGAAATCAAGCCCCCCTTCCGCCGTGAAATCCCCTCCTGGGTAATGGCGGAAGGGAAAAGATTCGGCCTGGACCTTTCCTTCGATACGGCTGTTTCTCTGGTAGGGCTTGTGGGGGAGGATCTTGGGGTTCTCTCCCTTTCCCTGGAGAGGCTCTCCCTTTCTTTTCCTGAGAAAAAGAAGATCAGCCAGGAGGAGCTTGAGGTCCTGGCCGACATCTCTTCAAAAACGGTTTTTGACTTAACCGATGCCTTGGGGCAGAAAGAGGTCGGGCGGTGTCTCAAACTCCTAAAAAAAGGGCTCGCGGCCCGTGAAAATTTTCCGCTCCTGGTCTCCATGATCTATCGACACTTCAAGATTTTGCTCAACCTTCAGGAGTTGAAGGGGAAGGAATCCGGCGAAATCGGGAAAATTTTGGGGATCCCTCCCTATTTTGTTAAAAACTATCAGGATCAGTCAGAACGGTTCTCAAAGGAGAGGTGTCGAATGGTGCTGGATCTTCTTTTTCAAACCGACCGGTTGTTCAAGACCTCATCCCTTCCGGCGGAGATCCTGGCGCAGAACTTTATCAAGGGAGTGGTACTTTGA
- the rpsT gene encoding 30S ribosomal protein S20, with translation MAEAAQGTAKKRNVPKGRHLSQIKRQRQDVKRAVRNLAVSSFIKTSVKKVRQAIQKKDKKAALEQLRNVTSVLYKAASRGVIHSRNASRRVARLSQTIASL, from the coding sequence ATGGCTGAAGCGGCCCAAGGCACTGCCAAAAAACGGAACGTCCCGAAGGGGAGACACCTCTCCCAGATTAAACGCCAGCGCCAAGATGTCAAACGGGCGGTGCGAAATCTCGCGGTGAGTTCCTTCATCAAGACGTCCGTTAAAAAAGTCCGCCAGGCGATCCAAAAAAAGGATAAGAAAGCGGCCCTGGAACAACTCCGGAATGTGACCTCGGTCCTTTACAAGGCCGCCTCCAGGGGGGTTATCCATTCACGCAACGCCTCCCGCCGTGTCGCCCGTCTCTCGCAAACCATCGCCAGTTTGTAA
- the murJ gene encoding murein biosynthesis integral membrane protein MurJ, which yields MSENRLVARRTGTVGFFTLISRIFGLLRDMAIANVFGTKLAADAFFVAFRIPNLFRRLFAEGAMTVSFVPIFTESLKKSREEARETVNTLFSLAVVVLSLVSILGILFSPWIVKLIAYGFVSDPEKFNLTVYLNRIMFPYLVVVSLAAVGMGILNSLKHFAAPAAGPVLMNLGIIAGALFFVRWFDPPVVGLAIGVLLGGLLQVAIQIPALRRHQFFPKWHWNLKHPSVNKMARLMLPSAYGAAAYQFNVVIITLLASFLPSGSVSYLWYADRVMEFPVGVFGIAMATAILPTLSDYAAEKQMGKLKETFNYGLRLIFFITIPATFGLFILSHPIVKILFEHGRFTAESSHHTVTALQLFALGLPFIAGVRMTSNAFYSLQDARTPVRIANWAVVVNIILSLLFLKPWAHNGLALALSLSALFNFGMQLYEFRKKVGLLGLKSVVGSLIKQLVASVVMAVFLWVILHYYPPALSLWKSSLYLFSLIIAGIALFLVSSWLLRAKELGELIQVFTHKAHP from the coding sequence ATGTCTGAAAACCGTTTGGTGGCTAGAAGGACAGGGACGGTCGGCTTTTTCACCCTCATTTCCCGTATCTTTGGACTCCTCCGGGACATGGCCATTGCCAATGTCTTTGGGACAAAATTGGCGGCAGACGCCTTTTTTGTCGCCTTCCGGATCCCGAACCTCTTTCGGCGGCTCTTTGCGGAAGGGGCGATGACCGTTTCCTTTGTCCCGATCTTTACGGAGTCTCTCAAAAAATCCAGGGAGGAGGCTCGTGAGACGGTCAACACCCTCTTCAGTCTGGCCGTTGTTGTCCTTTCCCTTGTTTCGATCCTGGGGATCCTATTTTCACCATGGATTGTGAAGCTGATCGCCTATGGTTTTGTCAGCGATCCGGAGAAATTCAATCTGACGGTTTATCTGAACCGGATCATGTTTCCTTATTTGGTGGTTGTCTCCCTCGCGGCGGTTGGGATGGGGATTTTAAATTCCCTCAAACATTTTGCCGCTCCCGCGGCAGGACCGGTGCTGATGAATTTGGGGATTATTGCCGGGGCTCTCTTCTTTGTCCGGTGGTTCGACCCTCCCGTGGTGGGGCTTGCCATTGGCGTTCTTCTGGGGGGACTCCTGCAGGTAGCAATTCAGATTCCCGCCCTACGTCGCCATCAGTTTTTCCCCAAGTGGCACTGGAACCTCAAACACCCTTCCGTGAACAAGATGGCGCGGCTGATGCTCCCTTCGGCCTACGGGGCGGCCGCCTATCAGTTTAATGTGGTGATCATCACACTGCTCGCCTCTTTTCTTCCGTCCGGATCTGTCTCCTACCTTTGGTATGCCGACCGGGTGATGGAGTTTCCGGTCGGTGTCTTCGGGATCGCGATGGCCACAGCGATCCTCCCAACCCTTTCCGACTACGCCGCTGAAAAGCAAATGGGAAAATTGAAAGAGACCTTCAACTACGGCCTCCGCCTCATCTTTTTTATTACGATCCCGGCGACCTTTGGATTGTTTATTTTGTCACACCCGATTGTCAAAATTCTCTTTGAGCATGGTCGTTTCACCGCAGAATCGAGCCATCATACGGTGACGGCGCTCCAACTCTTTGCCCTTGGTCTTCCTTTCATTGCCGGGGTCAGAATGACCTCCAACGCCTTTTATTCCCTTCAGGATGCCCGGACTCCGGTGCGAATTGCGAACTGGGCGGTGGTGGTGAATATTATTCTTTCACTTTTATTTCTGAAACCATGGGCCCACAACGGGCTCGCCCTGGCCTTGAGCCTTTCGGCCCTTTTTAATTTTGGGATGCAACTCTACGAGTTCCGGAAAAAGGTGGGTCTGCTGGGACTAAAGAGTGTGGTCGGATCGCTCATCAAACAACTAGTGGCCTCAGTGGTGATGGCCGTTTTTCTCTGGGTTATTCTTCATTACTATCCGCCCGCATTGTCTCTCTGGAAGAGCAGTCTCTACCTCTTTTCTCTGATCATCGCCGGCATCGCCCTCTTCCTCGTTTCTTCCTGGCTCTTGAGGGCCAAGGAGTTGGGAGAGCTGATCCAGGTTTTTACCCACAAAGCCCATCCCTAA
- a CDS encoding YjbQ family protein — MIFLKSYFVATTTGVDKINIIHDVKRAMRESTILKGLVTITPPAGKALLTVTTEEELKAAGLVQARSLTLPVEKGDLLLAPREQIFLIDSDPSGRRREFWVQVIGDGAGAAKKAAPIRGPQGSPKR; from the coding sequence ATGATATTCCTTAAAAGCTACTTTGTGGCCACAACGACTGGGGTGGATAAGATTAATATTATCCACGACGTGAAGCGTGCGATGCGAGAGTCAACGATCCTCAAGGGACTTGTAACGATCACCCCTCCGGCAGGCAAGGCCTTGTTGACGGTAACTACGGAGGAGGAATTAAAAGCGGCCGGTTTGGTACAGGCCCGTTCTCTGACACTGCCGGTGGAAAAGGGGGATCTGCTCCTGGCCCCCAGAGAGCAGATCTTTTTGATTGATTCCGACCCGTCCGGCCGGCGGAGGGAGTTTTGGGTGCAGGTCATTGGAGATGGGGCCGGGGCGGCTAAAAAAGCGGCCCCGATAAGGGGACCGCAAGGTTCGCCAAAAAGGTGA
- a CDS encoding PhoH family protein, with protein sequence MGKKERSKETKGQLLKLQFDDNNLARNLFGAEDKHLRSLENQLGVAITVRGSDVSIRGQEEGVQLVEKVLSELYTLLKKGYPIFGADIERAAKMLAADQNLSLQDFFMDSIFIPAKHKVIAPKSVHQKEYLEAIRANDMVFGIGPAGTGKTYLAVAMAVTSLMKKEVSRIILARPAVEAGEKLGFLPGDIAEKVNPYLRPLYDALHDMLDGDKVLHLVEKGVIEIAPLAFMRGRTLNNSYVILDEAQNCTTEQMKMFLTRLGFDSKAVITGDVTQIDLPPGRISGLIEAERLLKGIGGIAFQYFSEEDVVRHKLVSDILRAYEKDRINGKTK encoded by the coding sequence ATGGGAAAAAAGGAAAGATCAAAGGAGACAAAAGGTCAACTCCTGAAACTCCAGTTTGACGACAACAACCTGGCCCGAAATCTGTTTGGCGCCGAGGATAAACACCTCCGGTCTCTGGAGAACCAGCTCGGTGTCGCCATCACGGTCCGGGGGAGCGATGTCAGCATCCGCGGGCAGGAAGAAGGGGTCCAGCTCGTCGAAAAGGTTTTATCGGAACTGTATACCCTCCTCAAGAAAGGGTACCCGATCTTTGGTGCCGATATCGAACGGGCGGCCAAGATGCTGGCGGCGGATCAAAATTTAAGCCTCCAGGATTTTTTCATGGACAGCATTTTTATTCCGGCCAAACACAAGGTGATTGCCCCCAAGTCTGTTCACCAGAAGGAATATCTGGAGGCGATCCGGGCCAACGACATGGTTTTCGGCATCGGGCCGGCCGGAACCGGCAAGACTTATCTGGCGGTGGCGATGGCGGTTACGTCACTGATGAAGAAAGAGGTCAGCCGGATTATTCTGGCGCGGCCTGCTGTTGAAGCGGGAGAAAAACTGGGATTCTTGCCCGGCGATATTGCGGAAAAGGTTAATCCCTATTTAAGACCTCTCTACGATGCCCTCCATGATATGCTGGATGGTGACAAGGTCCTTCACCTCGTTGAAAAAGGGGTTATTGAGATCGCGCCGCTCGCCTTCATGCGCGGACGGACGCTCAACAATTCTTACGTCATCCTGGATGAGGCCCAAAACTGCACAACCGAACAGATGAAGATGTTCCTCACACGGCTCGGCTTTGATTCCAAGGCGGTGATCACGGGGGATGTCACGCAGATTGACCTTCCGCCGGGGCGTATCTCCGGCCTTATTGAGGCGGAACGGCTTCTGAAAGGAATTGGCGGGATCGCCTTTCAGTATTTTTCTGAAGAAGATGTTGTTCGCCACAAGCTGGTTTCGGATATTTTAAGGGCTTATGAAAAGGATCGCATAAACGGAAAAACCAAATGA
- a CDS encoding HDIG domain-containing protein translates to MRSKKTKEVLRGGWLLFLLLAIGLSLIMNAHWSRLPDNVQVASIAVHDIKADKDYEIVDEEETKALQEKASGEVAPVILSVKRGESIIRSGDRFRPWHAKVINGIRKIQSRQDFKIRLVGSFLLALFILTALFVFGGLFVKGFKPVRKDLVFCGLLLAISLLVVKSSFAVATGLQTSLPFTLPVTAFYYALPIAFGAMLVRLVLTTEIALFFAMAACLFAGVEMENDFLYFVYCFFSSLAGIVLIGHARSRMDIFKAGVWTGLVSACFVFVLHLVGLSSAIQPLIQWDIVSDMGAALFGGIVSSILVFVLTPLAESIFGYLTDVKLLELGSLNHPVLQELIVRAPGTYHHSHMVGTLAEAAAEAIGANGLFARVASYFHDIGKMKKSEYFIENQPPDENRHEKLAPSMSALIISSHVKEGIDMAREYKLPERIVDIIPQHQGTKLISYFYSRAKEAGQDLANEKDYRYPGPKPQTREAGIILLADTAEASTRSLKDRSPARIEEVVRNMINKNFIDGQLDECELTLQDLNLIAQSFNRILIGIYHKRIEYPTIPEEETILPPEHATDKYTKSKPLAEGPGTPGKTGGGATLRRIGPR, encoded by the coding sequence ATGAGATCAAAAAAGACCAAAGAGGTTCTGAGAGGGGGGTGGCTGTTATTCCTGTTGCTGGCGATCGGTTTAAGCCTGATCATGAACGCCCACTGGAGCCGCCTGCCGGACAATGTTCAGGTCGCCTCCATTGCCGTTCACGACATCAAGGCGGACAAAGATTACGAAATTGTGGATGAAGAGGAGACCAAGGCCTTGCAAGAGAAGGCCTCAGGGGAGGTGGCGCCGGTGATCCTCTCGGTCAAACGGGGGGAATCGATTATCCGGAGCGGAGATCGGTTTCGTCCCTGGCATGCCAAGGTCATCAACGGCATCCGCAAGATCCAGTCTCGACAAGATTTCAAAATCCGCCTCGTCGGTTCTTTTTTGCTGGCTCTCTTTATCTTGACGGCCCTGTTTGTTTTTGGGGGGCTTTTTGTCAAAGGGTTCAAACCGGTTCGCAAAGACCTCGTCTTTTGCGGTCTCCTTCTGGCTATCTCGCTTCTAGTTGTCAAAAGCTCTTTTGCCGTGGCGACGGGACTGCAAACCAGTCTGCCGTTCACACTCCCGGTCACCGCTTTTTATTATGCCCTTCCGATCGCCTTTGGGGCGATGCTTGTTCGACTGGTTCTCACCACGGAAATCGCCCTCTTTTTTGCCATGGCGGCCTGTCTCTTTGCGGGGGTCGAAATGGAGAATGACTTTCTCTATTTTGTTTATTGTTTCTTTTCGTCTCTTGCCGGGATTGTTTTGATCGGGCATGCCCGAAGCCGGATGGATATCTTCAAGGCCGGCGTCTGGACCGGTCTGGTCTCAGCCTGTTTTGTTTTTGTGCTTCATCTGGTCGGACTCTCTTCCGCCATCCAGCCGTTGATCCAGTGGGATATCGTTTCTGATATGGGGGCGGCCCTGTTTGGAGGGATTGTGAGCAGTATCCTTGTTTTTGTACTGACCCCCCTCGCCGAATCGATTTTTGGTTACCTGACAGACGTCAAACTTCTTGAACTGGGGAGCTTAAACCATCCTGTCCTTCAGGAACTGATTGTTCGCGCCCCCGGTACGTATCACCACAGCCACATGGTGGGAACCCTCGCTGAGGCGGCGGCCGAGGCGATCGGGGCCAATGGACTTTTCGCACGCGTGGCCTCCTATTTTCATGACATCGGCAAGATGAAAAAATCGGAATATTTCATTGAAAACCAGCCTCCCGATGAGAACCGTCACGAAAAACTGGCCCCTTCCATGAGTGCCTTGATCATCTCCTCGCATGTGAAAGAGGGGATCGATATGGCCAGGGAATACAAACTTCCGGAGAGGATTGTGGATATTATTCCCCAGCACCAGGGGACAAAACTGATCAGCTATTTCTACAGCAGGGCCAAAGAAGCGGGCCAGGATCTGGCGAATGAAAAGGATTACCGGTACCCCGGCCCCAAACCACAGACTCGTGAGGCGGGAATCATCCTTCTGGCCGATACGGCCGAGGCCTCAACACGCTCGCTCAAGGACCGGTCGCCCGCCCGGATTGAAGAGGTGGTTCGGAACATGATTAATAAGAATTTCATCGATGGCCAACTGGACGAGTGCGAGTTGACCTTGCAGGATCTGAACCTGATCGCGCAGAGCTTCAACAGGATACTGATCGGCATCTACCACAAGAGGATTGAGTACCCGACCATCCCCGAAGAGGAGACGATCCTTCCCCCCGAACATGCCACCGATAAATATACAAAATCGAAACCGCTCGCGGAAGGTCCCGGCACGCCCGGTAAAACAGGCGGTGGGGCGACTCTTCGAAGGATTGGGCCTCGCTGA
- the ybeY gene encoding rRNA maturation RNase YbeY, with protein sequence MGRLFEGLGLADCELSIVFVSDRVIQKYHAQYFNDSTPTDVISFPSGEQNGFLGDILISLDTAARQARQKKHSTWDEVKLLLVHGILHLLGYDHQKKRDRQKMWQKQRALLRSIANL encoded by the coding sequence GTGGGGCGACTCTTCGAAGGATTGGGCCTCGCTGACTGCGAGCTTTCAATCGTCTTTGTTTCCGATCGGGTGATTCAGAAGTATCATGCCCAGTATTTCAATGATTCTACGCCAACAGATGTGATTTCTTTTCCTTCGGGTGAGCAAAATGGATTTTTAGGGGATATCCTCATCTCCCTCGATACCGCCGCCCGTCAGGCACGGCAGAAGAAACATTCGACCTGGGATGAGGTGAAACTCCTCCTTGTTCATGGCATTCTTCATCTTCTGGGGTATGATCACCAAAAAAAGAGGGACAGACAAAAAATGTGGCAAAAACAACGGGCCCTGTTAAGATCAATCGCCAATTTATGA
- the lnt gene encoding apolipoprotein N-acyltransferase codes for MKKFLPLLLTSLITFLAFPTLLFRQPLPSLGLLAWFSLVPLFIFFKDKTPRQVFWTSFIAGFLFYSGAFYWIYNALHYFGHLSPSASLGALVVMMTAMTLYLAGALALARWLSLKTGLSFYLLLPWTWVVQDFCLNYFPVGGFSWGALAYTQTKLLPMIQIADLGGPYLVTFLIVLLNASIARVLVREKGAWVQSLLVSVLLILTVGYGFYRILSYSEEDRPHFQVSLLQGNIPQEEKWQERRAQAILGIYQEMMDQVVASDLVVWPEASYPYLLSFPLRGSSGLGASFKFDTIVGAVTGQFTKKETISNSALLIKKGGEFAGAYHKLHLVPFGEYVPYQTVLSFLHKVVPVIGEMKAGEDARLLKTEKAQLAPLICYEDLFPEIARNFTKKGADLLVNITNDAWYGVTSAPIQHMELSRFRAIENRRYLIRSTNTGLSAIIDPLGRVVKKGRLFQREMMEGEVVLGGPTTFYTRHGDLFAWGAVVVVVILGLISCFKNKENKG; via the coding sequence ATGAAAAAGTTTCTTCCGTTGTTGTTGACAAGTCTAATTACCTTTCTCGCCTTCCCGACACTCCTCTTCCGCCAACCGCTTCCCTCTCTGGGCCTTCTCGCCTGGTTCTCCCTCGTCCCGCTTTTTATTTTTTTCAAGGATAAAACCCCTCGACAAGTCTTTTGGACCAGTTTTATAGCCGGTTTCCTTTTTTACAGCGGCGCCTTTTACTGGATCTATAATGCCCTTCATTATTTCGGTCATCTCTCTCCCAGTGCCTCTCTGGGGGCCTTGGTGGTGATGATGACGGCAATGACTTTGTATCTGGCGGGAGCCCTGGCACTGGCCCGTTGGCTCTCTCTGAAGACCGGTCTCTCTTTCTATCTCCTCCTCCCCTGGACCTGGGTGGTTCAGGACTTCTGCCTCAATTATTTTCCGGTGGGAGGATTCTCTTGGGGGGCCCTGGCCTATACACAGACAAAACTTCTTCCCATGATCCAGATTGCCGATTTGGGAGGTCCGTACCTTGTTACTTTTTTGATTGTCCTCTTGAATGCCTCCATAGCCCGGGTTCTTGTTAGAGAAAAGGGGGCTTGGGTCCAATCTCTCCTGGTGTCGGTTTTGTTGATACTGACGGTCGGTTATGGGTTTTACCGGATTCTCTCCTACTCTGAAGAAGACCGTCCCCATTTTCAAGTCTCCCTTTTGCAGGGAAACATCCCTCAGGAGGAGAAGTGGCAGGAACGGCGCGCCCAGGCGATTCTGGGCATCTATCAGGAAATGATGGATCAGGTTGTGGCCAGTGACCTTGTTGTCTGGCCGGAGGCTTCTTACCCCTACCTGTTGTCTTTTCCTCTGAGAGGCTCTTCCGGGCTCGGGGCTTCCTTCAAATTTGACACGATTGTCGGCGCCGTCACGGGGCAATTCACCAAGAAGGAGACCATTAGCAATTCGGCTCTTCTGATCAAAAAAGGGGGGGAGTTTGCCGGTGCTTATCACAAACTCCATCTGGTCCCGTTTGGGGAGTATGTCCCGTATCAGACGGTTCTCTCGTTTCTCCACAAGGTCGTTCCGGTGATCGGCGAGATGAAGGCTGGCGAGGACGCTCGTTTGCTGAAGACAGAAAAGGCCCAACTGGCCCCTTTGATCTGTTATGAGGATCTCTTCCCGGAGATCGCCCGGAATTTTACAAAAAAGGGGGCGGACCTTCTGGTCAATATCACCAACGACGCCTGGTACGGAGTGACCTCGGCCCCGATCCAGCATATGGAACTCTCCCGGTTCCGGGCGATTGAAAACAGGCGATACCTGATTCGCTCCACCAACACCGGGCTCTCCGCCATCATCGATCCCCTCGGGCGGGTTGTTAAAAAAGGGAGACTTTTCCAACGGGAAATGATGGAAGGGGAGGTGGTCTTGGGGGGTCCGACGACTTTTTACACCCGCCATGGAGATTTGTTTGCCTGGGGGGCCGTCGTTGTGGTAGTTATCCTCGGCCTGATCAGTTGTTTCAAAAATAAGGAGAACAAGGGATGA
- the prfB gene encoding peptide chain release factor 2 (programmed frameshift), with product MTKEEKESVRSFTERTSKLRGFFDIASKKKRLEEIEQTAAAAGFWSDNKKAEAVLKEKKLLGDLVSRFQKLESEIEETTLLLELGAEGADEDLKGEGKTRLAGIEATLAQFEFERMLSGGHDHNSAILSINAGAGGTESCDWAEMLLRMYRMWADKQGYKNEVVDFTLGDQAGFKSATVTVSGDYAYGYLRAEIGVHRLVRISPFDANKRRHTSFASVFVYPDIEDEIQIEVKDSDLRVDTFRSSGAGGQKVNKTDSAVRLTHLPTGIVVACQNERSQHQNRALALKILKARLYEEEMKKKDAEKAKIESSKKDIEWGSQIRSYVLHPYKMVKDHRTGVEVGDAQRVLDGDLNLFIRQFLLHNQ from the exons ATGACTAAAGAAGAAAAAGAATCGGTCCGATCTTTTACCGAACGGACCTCCAAGCTTCGAGGT TTCTTTGACATCGCTTCAAAGAAAAAACGTCTTGAGGAAATAGAGCAAACAGCCGCAGCGGCAGGATTCTGGAGCGACAACAAGAAAGCAGAGGCGGTTCTTAAAGAGAAAAAACTCTTGGGTGATCTTGTTTCCCGGTTCCAAAAACTGGAGAGTGAGATCGAAGAGACGACCCTGCTCCTGGAACTCGGTGCCGAAGGGGCCGATGAAGATTTGAAAGGGGAGGGGAAGACAAGGCTTGCCGGGATTGAAGCAACCCTCGCCCAATTTGAATTTGAAAGAATGCTCTCCGGAGGGCATGACCACAACAGTGCCATCCTTTCGATCAATGCTGGTGCCGGTGGGACGGAGTCCTGCGATTGGGCCGAGATGCTTCTCCGGATGTACCGGATGTGGGCCGACAAACAGGGGTACAAGAACGAGGTGGTTGACTTCACCCTTGGAGATCAGGCCGGTTTCAAATCGGCAACGGTGACGGTTTCTGGTGATTATGCCTACGGCTATTTAAGGGCGGAGATCGGCGTCCATCGTCTTGTCCGGATTTCCCCTTTTGACGCCAACAAACGGCGTCATACCTCTTTTGCCTCTGTCTTTGTTTATCCGGATATTGAAGACGAGATCCAGATTGAGGTCAAGGATTCGGATCTCCGTGTGGATACCTTCCGTTCCAGTGGGGCCGGGGGGCAGAAGGTCAACAAGACCGATTCTGCGGTTCGTCTGACCCATCTCCCAACGGGGATTGTCGTCGCCTGTCAGAATGAACGGTCCCAACACCAGAACCGGGCGCTCGCCTTAAAGATCCTCAAGGCCCGGTTGTATGAAGAGGAGATGAAGAAAAAGGACGCGGAAAAGGCCAAGATTGAATCCTCCAAAAAGGATATCGAGTGGGGTTCCCAGATCCGTTCGTACGTCCTGCACCCGTACAAGATGGTGAAAGACCATCGGACCGGCGTAGAGGTCGGGGATGCCCAACGGGTCCTGGACGGAGACCTGAATCTGTTCATCCGGCAATTTCTTCTTCATAATCAATAA